The DNA segment GGAAGCAGCGCCCGTGACCCCGGCAGCAGAGAAGCCGGAAGTCTGAGCTTGGGGTTTCTGAATTAAAGCTTCTTCTTCAAACTGGGTTTGTTGTATttggatttatttttaaacttgagTTTATTAAATTTGGATTTATTCAATTTTATTAAATTTGGGTTTATTTTaacatttgaatttatttttaaaatttggtatttttcaattttattaaatttggttttattttaaaatttgagtTTATTCAATTTGTGTTTCTTAaatttgaatttatttattaAATTATGGTTTATTCCAGTTTATTAAATttgagtttatttttaaatttgagtTCATTAAATGTGTTCATTAATTAAATTTGGATTTATTCTATTAGAgacagaccagaaactccaaggtatattatgaagttgacCTAGATCCCAACTTTTTTTTGATTTTTGACATTTGTGCCAAATGTGCATAATGTGTtttgctccaggtgtgattccattGATCCACTAggaatcttttatcaaaacaaactttaacaTCACAGTGAAAGTATAATAAAAGAATTatcataacctttaccaattgaaaatatttaaagatgacacagtataattcttaacagcgagGGGACTGGaaagttccaatgtaagcaatatcccCTCAGACATAAATTCCTCTTCAGACTAAGTTACCAAAAAAATTGGCTCATGTGGATGCTagaattccagccttttaacacctctgcacagagctccagacaaacccCCGTCTTCTCACTCCCATACAACAGTCTCCAGAGAAAGATATAACTTCCAAACAGCAGAACGTCAGAGAATAAGACCTATTTTCTGGCAAATCCCAGTCTCCAATCTTGAGAGAGAGGAAGAGCTACCTCTCGCTCCAGCACCAACTGAgcttgttttctctctgtgaaccTAGCCCCGCCCAGTCACATCCTTTCCTaatcaaaccccactctgaaaaCCCCCAGGGAAAAACACTAACATACAACCCTACAttggtccagattaaaacaaacattccagcaattaagatcagttatgctgctgcagtaacaacagggaaTGCCGGCTGGAGACAACGATAAATAGGAGGGACTGCTAAATAAAATCCTGCACCAGATATAAAACGCAAAtagatttcttaaaggcacagtattgtcacaatgtAGTGAATTTGGGTTTGTTAAATTTGGGTTTGTTTATTATATTTGAGCTTATTTATTAAATGGGTTTATTACATTTAACTAATTAAGGGATTATGTATTAAATTTGAGTTTGTTCATTAAATTTGGGTTTATTATATTTGGGTTCATTAAATTTGGGTTAATTAAATATCAGTTTATTGATTTTGTGTCTATTAAATTGGATTATTTATTACATTTCTGTCTACTATACTTGGGTTTATTAACGTTAGTTACACCTGAGTTTATTAAATTTGGGAATATTTATTAAATCTGAGTGTTGATTAAATTTAGTTTATTAAATTTgggtttaaaattaaaattgaacTTAATAAATTTTGGTGCATTAAAGTTTGTTAAGTTGGGGATTATTTATAACATTTGGTTTATTTTCCTGAAGCTCATTTCCGGTTCCCATGGTAACGCGGCCTAGCTCCGCTCCGAGCCTGAATCCAGCGCCGGCGCCGCGGGTGAGTTTGTGCCCAATGCCGGGCCCGGGAGGCTGCGGCCCGGGGAGCGGGCAGACCCCGGACCGATCATCGCTGCACATCCCCGTCCCACGCGGCCGAGGGGTGGCCCCTTCCCCGGCTGCTGCCCTTGGGAATTGGCCTCAGCGCCCTGGGGTCGGGTTGCGGTGGTCAGTTGGTCTCAGCACCCTGGGATTGGAGTGGTCAGTTGACCACAGGGCCTCTGAGGTTGGGGTGGTCACTTTGCCTCAGTGCCCCGGGGTCGGGTTGGAGTGGTCAATTGGTCCCTGGGGTCGGATTGGAGTGGTCAGTTGGCCTCAGCACCCCTGGGTCGGGTCAGAGTGATCAGTTGGCCTCAGGGCCCCTGGGTTGGAGTGGTCAGTTGGTCCCAGGGCTACTAGCTAGGGTTGAGATGCTTGGTTGATCTCAGCATTCCATGGGTCAGGTTGGAGTGGTCAGTTGACCTCAGCACCCTGGGGTCGGGTTGGAGTGGTCAGTTGGCCTCAGTGCCCTGGGGTTGGGTTGGAGTGAGCAGTTGGTCCCAGGGCTGCTAGCTGAGGTTGAGATGGTTGGTTGATCCCAGCATGCCATGGATCGGGTTAGAGTGGTCATTTGACCTCAGGGCCCCTGGGGTTTGAGTGGTCAGTTGACCTCAGGGCCCTGGGGTCAGGTTGGAGTGGTCAGTTGGCCTCAGCACCCTAGGGTTAGGTTGAAGTGGTCAGTTGGTCCTCAGACTGGGGGTGTATTTGCTGAGTGAAGTTAATACTTGCTGACAAGTGTGGAACCTGCATCCAGCATCTTGGGGAGGAAGGACTTGATCTTGGAGAGTTTTTTGTTGCTGAAAATCCATCTCCTACAAAAGGGATGTGATAATTACCAAGAAGCACCATTTCTGGGACTTGGTAACCTGGTGAAACGGATTTCCCGAATTCCTCACGTCCACATCAGATGAAAGCTTTCctaaatttggagtattgtgtgcagttctggtcacctcactataggaaggatgtggaagcgctggaaagagtgcagaggagatttaccaggatgctgcctggtttggagggtaggtcttatgaggaaaggttgagggagctagggctgttctctctggagcggaggaggctgaggggagacttaatagaggtttataaaatgatgaaggggatagatagagtgaacgttcaaagactatttcctcgggtggatggagctattacaagggggcataactatagggttcgtggtgggagatacaggaaggatatcagaggtaggttctttacgcagagagtggttggggtgtggaatggactgcctgcagtgatagtggagtcagacactttaggaacatttaagcggttattggataggcacatggagcacaccaggatgatagggagtgggatagcttgatcttggtttcagataaagctcggcacaacatcgtgggccgaagggcctgttctgtgctgtactgttctatgttctaaacgcaAGGTTAATCTGGAATATCGTTAAAATTATCATCAGACTTAACATTCGCTCTCTCcatcaccgacgcacagtggcagccgtgtggaccatctgcaagatgcactgcggcaactcagcaaggatccttcgacagcaccttccaaacccaggagcacttccatctagaaggacaaggacagcagacacatggaaacaccaccacctgcaagttcccctccaatccactcaccatcctgatttgggaatatagcgccattccttcaccgtcactggattaaaatcctggaactccctccctaacagcaatgtgggtgtacctacaccacatagacataggttcaagaaggcagctcaccaccactttctcaagggcaactagggatgggcaataaatactggccttgccagtgaagttCATATCTCATCTATAGGATAATTAATTGAATCAGATTCCACTGCCCTATTAAACAGAGCGTTCCAGGTCACAACCTACTGCTTGAAAAATATTCacctggcaactcaacattccaggattATAGAatctttaggcgagacagaggagaaggtaaagaggaggaggcattgcattattagttatggagtcagttactgcagtaagaaaatatgatatcttggagggggcatcaaatgaataTTAATATTCTGTTTAAGGAGATaattccagcttctccaatctctgcACAATACTGAAATCCCTCATTGTACTTGTTTGTTTTCATTATGTAGGTTTGAAGGCTGCCCAACTCCCTTGGTGTGTCTGTGAAGAGATGTTCCCCACAGGTGTGATGAGGACCTGGATATCATCGTTGACTTTGGGTGAGAGTTTTACTTGTGATAGAATTTGTCATCTTGGATTGGTTTTGGGcccggcggggggcggggggggggggactgtggccCTCTCCTGGTTCTTGGTCATGATCCAGCAAGTGGGTGTCGGGAAAGGAATGGCACCGTTTTAAAATTCCCTTTCAggacagggatgagaaactttttctctgagggtcgtgTGACCTTGAAAcattctgcctcagaaggtggtggagcagGAGTCAGCTAAtctgccatagaatccctacagtgcagaaggaggccattcggtccatcgaatctgcactgactctctgacagagcatcgtaCCCACGCCCACAACCTGCCAGTAAccatgcgcatttaccatggctaaccccccccccccaacttacagatcttgggacactaaggggcaatttagcatggccaatccatctacctgcacatcttcggagtgtgggaggaaaccggagcacccggagaaaacccatgcagatacggggagaatgtgcaaactccgcacagacagtgaccgttcTAGAATTCAACACTGGCTGGTTAATTTTACTGAGCGACTTCCCCCCATTTTTCAGCAAATAAAGCGACTCTCTTCCTCTCCTCCCCTTGCATTGCCTCcccctccactgcctcccccccccactgcctcctcccctcgcactgcctctcccccccccacagcctcctCCCCTCgcactgcctcccccccccccactgcctcctCCCCTTGTACTGTCTCCCCTCCctgcactgcctctctctctctctcttccccccccccgtctcctcaCCTTGGACTGCCCCCCCGCGCTGCACTCCTGGGTCCTGTGGGAGGTACAAAATGCCTTTGAACACTCTCACTCCATCCTCACAGCATCCATGTCCCAGACGTTAGACCAGTGTGTCTTTCCAGTGCCAAAGTGGCCAGACCGCCTCAAACTGTTGTGcctttccctgcccagttgaTCTCCCATTTATTGCAGGACAAGAACAAGCCCAATCTCCGCTACAAGCCAcccacaccgacccccacccccacccctcccacctttGTAGATACAACCAGCATCCTGTACCTCTCAGCCCAACTCTCCATCAGTTGATCTTGAGATTCTAACCACATAATCCTTACCTCGTTAGCTTTCTGTTTCACCTTTATGCTATTGAACCTGATCTGCCCCTCAGGTTTCGGTGAACCCGCTTTGTTGGTTGTTAAAAGTGCTTTCCTACACCCTGAGGTGACGATCGTGTAAAGTTCTCATCGTCCCAGCACCATTTATAGAGTTGCGGAAAGGAggagtgtgtctggggtgagAGAAAAATCTGAGTAACTAACGTCCTGGAGGAGATGTGTGGAGATCAGGAACGTAAACAGATTCATTCCCAGATTAATATCTGTCAATATGATCAGTAGAATAAAATCCTGATTTCAGAATAGTGGCTAATTAAGAAAATTACAAACTATTCAAAGGTGAAACTATTTCCACACTTGTTTCCCTTCTAGTGCCCCCTGTTATTAGGTTTgagttatttattattgtcacaagtaaggcttacattaacactgcaatgaagttactgtgaaaatcccctagtcgccacactccggcgcatgttcgggtaacactgagggagaatttagcatagccaatgcacctaaccagcatgtctttcagactgtgggaggaaaccggagcacccggaggaaacccacggagacacggggagaatgtgcactctCCACACATGACATGGAGTTGCCGgagttggattggggtaggcacaggaagtagtctcacaacgccagcttaaagtccaacaagtttatttggtagcacgagctttcggagtgccgctccttcatcactcacctgtctccagactgacagtgacccaagccgggaatcgaaccctggtccctggcgctgtgaggcagcagtgctaaccactgtgccaccgtgctatgtaCTAGGTTGAGATggagtgttaggtggattggccatgctaaattgccccttagtgtccaaagatgtgcaggccagggggattaacagggtaaacacatagggttatggggatagggcaggagggtggGCCTGATGGAGAGAtggtgccaactcgatgggccaaatggcctcctcctgcactgtagggattttatgattctaaacgTTGTCATGGAACTGCTCggaaaatggtctccttctgtttttttttacattcatttGTGAAATTTGGGTGTTGCAATCTAGGTCCAGCatgtatttcccatccctaattgccccttgagaaggtggcgatgaaccgctgcagtctctgagatgtagggacacccacacaggagggagttccaggattttcagccagtgacagtgaaggaacagtcgatatatttccaagtcaggatggtgagtgactcggagggcaacttgcaggtgggggtgttcccaggtatctgctgcccttgtccttctagatggaagtggtcgtgggtttggaaagtgctgttgaaggagccttgatgagttgcagtgcatcttgtagatggtccacatgGCGGCCACTGATTCTGTGCTGTGATTACAATGTGAATGAATTTGAGATTTTTCCTGTGCTTCCTCCTAGGGGCAGCGAGACTCATCAGTTCACCGGCCTCCCATCTTCAGCCAGCTTTTCCAGCCGGCGTCACGCTGCTCCCTGCTGTGTTCCAACAGAACTGCCGGACCATGGCCACCCTCCACCAGATGCACAGGATGGGCAAACCCAAGCGGCCGCCCCCCAAGTTGGGCCCCACCTTTGGCCGGCCGCAGCTGAAGGGGGTGGTGCTGAAAACCATGATCCGCAAGCCCAAGAAGCCCAACTCTGCCAATCGCAAGTGCGCCCGCGTCCGGCTGAGCAACGGCAAGGAGGTGATCGTCTTCATCCCCGGAGAGGGCCACAATCTCCAGGAACACAACATCGTACTGGTGGAGGGGGGACGAACACAAGACCTCCCGGGAGTCAAGCTAAAAGTGGTGCGGGGGAAGTACGACTGCGCTCACGTCCAAAAGAAAAAGTAAAGACTTATTATTAAAAGAGCCGGGACTGAGAGTGAATCATTAAAGCTACTTGAACCCACATTTGCTTTCATTCGTGTTATCTCATGTTCCAGAACAGGCCCTCCCCAACCTTTGTCGCCAATCTTCACCGCACACACTGAGGGCTACAGCTGTTGGCCTCAGTAGCACTGGGTTGGGTATGGGTGAGTACTCGCCAGCATTCCTGATCGCTGCCCTCCTCCCTGGGAAGCCTGGAGAGTTTAGAGTTCCCTCCACAGCTACAGTCCCCAATCTTTTACCATCCCTATGaatgacttgggtgaagggaGAGAAGGTACGGTTGTtaaattcaccagtaacacaaAGTTAGGTAGGAAggaaagttgtgaagaggacatagggATACAAAGGGGACGgagacagattaagtgagtgggcaaagacaagtggggacgggtctgtcactataacactggggtacagtactggtggggacgggtctgtcgctgtatatcactggggtacagtactggtggggacgggtctgtcactgtataacactgaggtacagtactggtggggacgggtctgtcactgtataacactgaggtacagtactggtggggacgggtctgtcactgtataacactggggtacagtactggtggggacgggtctgtcactataacactggggtacagtactggtggggacggctctgtcactgtataacactggggtacagtactggtggggacgggtctgtcactgtataacactgggatacagtactggtggggacgggtctgtcgctgtataacacttgggtacagtagtggtggggatgggtctgttactattacactgggatacagtactggtggggacgggtctgtcactatgagAGATTcggtacagatctgtcactgtaacacgggGATTCAGTGCAGGCGGGTTCATGTCTGTCACTGGCGATGGGATCTGGTGGCACTAATACTGCAGGTAGCAGTCATTGGATGCTGACTGGGGTTAGACCATCAGATGGTCTCAGATGACAAGTAGGACTTGAGGGAACTGGTTTGAACATGAGCTACACCAAGGATTTCCCTCTTACAGGGACTGCCCAGtgtcccattccagagacttgagcacaaagccCAGTCTGACACtcgcagtgcagtattgagggagtgctgcaatgccaGTCATTGAAGTGCAAGTTAAACCAACGCTGCATCTGCATGTTGAACTAGAGTTAAGAGATGCCCCCACCCCCATATGGAAAAAAGATGGAGAAATCTCCAAGTATCCTGACCAACTTTCCTTCCTCTTCCTCCACCCTGCACCATTATCAAAAACAGGCCGGAATATCTGAATAGAGATCCATTTTAATCACAACAGATCGCTTACtttctccaatccaatacatagCAGAGAGACAGGTGTGTACCTCACCTGACTGTGAGGAACCATCTCACGATTGTCACAAAACATCTCCTTTCCCATCAGGGGAAGAAAGGCTCACTGCTCTTCcgagtttcctctggtgctcctctTGTCTTTCACCAGTAGATAGTCCTATGGAAAGGCCCAATACCCACCTAGGAGACCCTTTGCTGCCTGGATGGTGATGGGGAGCAGGAACCTGATCCCTTCGTCAAGGCATACAGCATCCTTGCCTTcgttggccggggcattgagattaaaacttggcaagtcatgttgcagctttatagagcttcagttaggccgcacttggaatatagtgttcaattctggtcgccacactaccagatggatgtggaggctttggagagggtacagaaaagatttaccaggatgttgccaggtatggagggcaagagctatgaggagaggttggagaaacttagtttggtCTCACTGGAAtgtcggaggttgagggacgaggttgaggatagaagtctacaagattatgagaggcatggacagagtggatagtcagaagcttttttccaggggggaagagtcaattactagggggcataggtttaaggtgcgaggggcaaggtttaaaggagatgtacaaggtagattttttactcaggtggtgggtgcctggaactcgctgctgggggaggtagtggacgcagatacgatcgtgacttttaaggggcatcttgacaaatacataaatagatgggaatagagggatatggtccccagaagggtaagggattttagttcagtcaggcagcatggtcggtgcaggcttggagggccgaagggcctgtccctgtgctgtaattttctttgttcaatccaCACTCCTCAGCGAACAGGAGCCTGAATCCTGCGCTTCCCCAGTTAGCAGAGATGGAGGATGATGCCGGCGATTGTTGAGGTGGCTTGTGTTTCCCATAAAGCCACTCTGGCACATCCGCAACTTATACAATTATTTGGACAGTTTCTTTAAACAGAGACGAACAAATATTTTAAGGTGAAAGGTCTGACTGGGAGGCATTTCCCTTTACACACCAATAGTCTGACAGGACAAACACATTCTTGGCTTTACACCCAACTTCAGGCCAGGAAACTGGTCTTCTTACACTGTTCATTGTGAAACTTTGCCATTGGAGTTGGAGCAGGTGGTGGAGATCACAGGTGGTCTTGCGGGGAGGAGGGTTCTCTGAGTATGGAGCACACCGTTGCAAGGATTCTCACTCCAGGTGATGAAAGGAGAGGATCGGGCTCAGTCAGGGAGTCGCCACCTTCAGAAGACTTGGGAAAAAACACTAAATAAAACTCCTCTCATTAATGTGACACCtcagagcccgggtgtgaagtgTTCACCTTGCTGTGAGTAATCTTGGTTCTATTTCCCCTTATATGCTTCGACTGGACCTCCGGGTTCAGTCAGCTTCCTGCCAATGGAGACCAGTTTTACCCACGCTGCTTTGAGAGAGTGAAACTGCCCAATATTCTGCAATGGTTACCAACAGTTCTCCCGTGGCATTGCTCGTGCATAGTCTCAGGTTGTGGTGTTTTAGCAGTTGATCTAAcaccatttatatagtgccttttgcgTAATAAAATGTCCTAGTGTACTTCGGAGGAGTGTtagcaaacaaaaataaaacactaAAATTGATAATCTGGGCTCACAATAGCTGCTTAACACCCTGAGGTCAGTCAGAGGGCAATTGTCCTTTGTAAATTGCAGAGTACAGGTCAACGACTGGGCTACCTCTAGCTTTTTTTGCCTCACACCCCAGTGTGACATCTGGGAGGTGCTGGACACACGCGAGGTGTGAAGAATTTGGGGGTAGAATTTCCGCAGGGGATCCCTGATCTCTGGCTGCAGCGACTGATGGAATCCAAGAGGAAACACAGACAATCTTACTGTGGTAGAGGGAGAGACTTGGTGCGAGCATCCGAGGCCTTTGTGGGTGCTTCTAACAGAGGGGTCCCGCTCCTGCTAGGAACTATGGGTGAACCCCACCTCCATTACAATGATGCTTGACTGTTTCCCTCAGCTTACTGGACCACCAAAGGCAATTAAGCCCAGTGTCCTACCCAATAAGCTTGATCAGCTGACAGACAACTGTAGAGATTAGTTTGAGCTTTTAATTTATCCAGGCATCAACTTGAAACGTACCTTGCATCAATTTCACTCATTCTGCAcctagtggtggaggcggacacactgggaacgtttaagacttatctagatagccacatgaacggagtgggaatggagggatacaaaagaacgatctagtttggaccagggagcggcgcgggcttggagggccgaagggcctgttcctgtgctgtattgttctttgtttgtttgtagtGCTCGGTGTTATCCGAAAGACTTTTGGATCAAAGGATTACGTTGGTGAAAACGTGACTCTAAGTAAAACAAGAGTGACCATGAGCTGCAGATTTGTAATCCCATCAACCAGTCGGTGACCCAGTGAGTTTAACGTGAAGATTCTGCCCGTGTTAGGATTTGTGCCGGTTCCTGTAAACTTCCGGAACCACCTACCGAATGACCCGTAGGACCCTCGACAAGAGTCTGGCCACATCCTGTTAGGACACAGCGTTTCCCAATGGAAAGGCCAATCCCTCACCCATTTTACAGCAGCGGGAAGTCACTGGATAACAATCGAGACCAGGAATGTTCTCTTCCCCTTCCTTAGCtcagagatagagtcatagaggtttacagcatggaaacaggcccttcggcccaacttgtccatgccgcccttttttttaaccactaagctagtcccaattgcctgcatttggcccatatccctctgtacccatcttacccatgtaactatctaaatgctttttaaaagactaagttgtacccgcctctactactacctctggcagcttgttccagacactcaccaccctctgtgtgaaaaaactgcccctctggatccttttgtatctctcccctctcaccttaaacctatgccctctagttttagactcccctacctttgggaaaagatattgactatctagctgatctgtgcccctcattattttataaacctctataaggtcacccctcagcatcctacattccagggaaaaaaatccccagtctatccagcctctccttattactcaaaccatcaggttccggtagaatcctagtaaatcttttctgcactctttctagtttaataatatcctttctttttagggtggcatggtagcagtggttagcgcagttgcctcaccgcgccagggacccaggttcaattcctggtttgggtcactgtctgtgtggaatttgcacgttctccccgtgtctgcatgggtttcctccgggtactccggtttcctcccacagtctgaaagacgtgctggttcgggcgcattggcccgaacaggcgtcaagctgtggcgacttggggaatttcacagtagctccattgcagtgttaatgtaagtcttacttgtgacactaataaataaactttactttctctGTAATAATACTGAAACCTAGTGCAGTGAAGCCCAAAATCTGAC comes from the Mustelus asterias unplaced genomic scaffold, sMusAst1.hap1.1 HAP1_SCAFFOLD_3018, whole genome shotgun sequence genome and includes:
- the mrps12 gene encoding small ribosomal subunit protein uS12m; translated protein: MFPTGVMRTWISSLTLGAARLISSPASHLQPAFPAGVTLLPAVFQQNCRTMATLHQMHRMGKPKRPPPKLGPTFGRPQLKGVVLKTMIRKPKKPNSANRKCARVRLSNGKEVIVFIPGEGHNLQEHNIVLVEGGRTQDLPGVKLKVVRGKYDCAHVQKKK